One genomic region from Populus nigra chromosome 8, ddPopNigr1.1, whole genome shotgun sequence encodes:
- the LOC133701308 gene encoding GDSL esterase/lipase At1g71691 isoform X1 → MSISLLLPLLLLLLSTFFTRSRNLAVPQELKNLSQNLITYNTPAISPSSSSLVVSFSISPSPTPTTLPVNPPLVPAFFIFGDSSVDCGTNNYLGTFARADHSPYGRDFDTHKPTGRFCNGRVPVDYLALRLGLPFVPSYLGQMGTVEDMIKGLNYASAGAGVIFSSGSELGQRISFTQQIQQFSDTLQSFILNMGEAAANELISNSVFYISIGVNDYIHYYLRNASNIQSLYLPWSFNQFVAASIRQEIKNLYNMNVRRVILMGLPPIGCAPYYLWRYNSKNGECIEEINDIILEYNFVMRYMIEELGLKLPDAKITFCDMYEGSMDIIKNHELYGFNVTTDACCGLGKYKGWIMCLASEIACSNATNHIWWDQYHPTDAVNAILAGNVWNGLHTKMCYPMNLEDMVAPRTK, encoded by the exons ATGTCGATCAGTCTTCTTCTGCCTCTCCTCTTACTTCTTTTATCCACCTTTTTTACTCGTTCAAGGAATCTTGCAGTCCCTCAAGAACTCAAGAACTTATCTCAAAACCTCATTACCTATAACACCCCCGCTAtatcaccttcttcttcttctttagttGTTTCCTTTTCAATCTCTCCATCTCCAACACCAACAACCTTACCAGTCAATCCTCCTTTAGTGCCTGCTTTCTTTATTTTCGGTGACTCTTCTGTTGATTGTGGCACCAACAATTATCTTGGTACTTTTGCTCGTGCTGACCATAGTCCTTATGGTAGAGATTTTGATACTCATAAGCCAACTGGAAGATTTTGTAATGGAAGAGTCCCTGTTGATTATCTTG CATTGCGCCTTGGGCTTCCCTTTGTACCAAGTTATCTTGGGCAGATGGGAACTGTCGAAGATATGATTAAAGGGTTGAATTATGCATCTGCTGGTGCTGGAGTTATATTCTCGAGCGGATCAGAATTG GGTCAGCGAATCTCCTTCACGCAGCAAATTCAGCAGTTCTCGGATACTTTACAGTCATTTATTTTGAACATGGGAGAGGCTGCTGCAAATGAGCTCATCTCGAACTCAGTCTTTTATATTTCCATTGGAGTCAATGATTACATACATTACTATTTGCGTAACGCATCCAATATCCAAAGCCTGTACCTACCATGGAGCTTCAACCAGTTCGTAGCAGCTTCAATAAGGCAGGAAATAAAG AACTTGTACAATATGAATGTCAGGAGAGTAATTCTCATGGGGCTGCCACCTATTGGCTGTGCTCCTTACTATTTGTGGAGGTACAACAGCAAGAATGGGGAGTGCATTGAGGAGATAAATGACATCATTCTAGAGTACAACTTTGTAATGAGATATATGATCGAGGAGCTAGGTCTGAAACTTCCCGATGCCAAAATCACCTTCTGTGATATGTATGAAGGTTCAATGGATATAATTAAGAACCACGAACTTTACG GTTTTAATGTCACTACTGACGCTTGCTGTGGGTTAGGAAAGTATAAGGGTTGGATCATGTGCTTGGCATCGGAAATTGCTTGCAGCAATGCAACCAACCATATCTGGTGGGACCAATACCATCCAACTGATGCAGTGAATGCCATCTTGGCAGGCAATGTATGGAATGGCTTGCACACAAAAATGTGCTACCCCATGAACTTGGAGGACATGGTTGCTCCTAGAACCAAATAA
- the LOC133701308 gene encoding GDSL esterase/lipase At1g71691 isoform X2, with translation MSISLLLPLLLLLLSTFFTRSRNLAVPQELKNLSQNLITYNTPAISPSSSSLVVSFSISPSPTPTTLPVNPPLVPAFFIFGDSSVDCGTNNYLGTFARADHSPYGRDFDTHKPTGRFCNGRVPVDYLALRLGLPFVPSYLGQMGTVEDMIKGLNYASAGAGVIFSSGSELGQRISFTQQIQQFSDTLQSFILNMGEAAANELISNSVFYISIGVNDYIHYYLRNASNIQSLYLPWSFNQFVAASIRQEIKNLYNMNVRRVILMGLPPIGCAPYYLWRYNSKNGECIEEINDIILEYNFVMRYMIEELGLKLPDAKITFCDMYEGSMDIIKNHELYGKYKGWIMCLASEIACSNATNHIWWDQYHPTDAVNAILAGNVWNGLHTKMCYPMNLEDMVAPRTK, from the exons ATGTCGATCAGTCTTCTTCTGCCTCTCCTCTTACTTCTTTTATCCACCTTTTTTACTCGTTCAAGGAATCTTGCAGTCCCTCAAGAACTCAAGAACTTATCTCAAAACCTCATTACCTATAACACCCCCGCTAtatcaccttcttcttcttctttagttGTTTCCTTTTCAATCTCTCCATCTCCAACACCAACAACCTTACCAGTCAATCCTCCTTTAGTGCCTGCTTTCTTTATTTTCGGTGACTCTTCTGTTGATTGTGGCACCAACAATTATCTTGGTACTTTTGCTCGTGCTGACCATAGTCCTTATGGTAGAGATTTTGATACTCATAAGCCAACTGGAAGATTTTGTAATGGAAGAGTCCCTGTTGATTATCTTG CATTGCGCCTTGGGCTTCCCTTTGTACCAAGTTATCTTGGGCAGATGGGAACTGTCGAAGATATGATTAAAGGGTTGAATTATGCATCTGCTGGTGCTGGAGTTATATTCTCGAGCGGATCAGAATTG GGTCAGCGAATCTCCTTCACGCAGCAAATTCAGCAGTTCTCGGATACTTTACAGTCATTTATTTTGAACATGGGAGAGGCTGCTGCAAATGAGCTCATCTCGAACTCAGTCTTTTATATTTCCATTGGAGTCAATGATTACATACATTACTATTTGCGTAACGCATCCAATATCCAAAGCCTGTACCTACCATGGAGCTTCAACCAGTTCGTAGCAGCTTCAATAAGGCAGGAAATAAAG AACTTGTACAATATGAATGTCAGGAGAGTAATTCTCATGGGGCTGCCACCTATTGGCTGTGCTCCTTACTATTTGTGGAGGTACAACAGCAAGAATGGGGAGTGCATTGAGGAGATAAATGACATCATTCTAGAGTACAACTTTGTAATGAGATATATGATCGAGGAGCTAGGTCTGAAACTTCCCGATGCCAAAATCACCTTCTGTGATATGTATGAAGGTTCAATGGATATAATTAAGAACCACGAACTTTACG GAAAGTATAAGGGTTGGATCATGTGCTTGGCATCGGAAATTGCTTGCAGCAATGCAACCAACCATATCTGGTGGGACCAATACCATCCAACTGATGCAGTGAATGCCATCTTGGCAGGCAATGTATGGAATGGCTTGCACACAAAAATGTGCTACCCCATGAACTTGGAGGACATGGTTGCTCCTAGAACCAAATAA